A genomic stretch from Sphingobacterium sp. ML3W includes:
- a CDS encoding nuclear transport factor 2 family protein yields the protein MKTLVKIFVASALIAIGAFAKAADKPSFTSEKAIVNLFTADIALNHYVAVITEGESAGVDQLFSADFSQKIQSGNAATNNRSEVIKFLKKQKGEKLNCKVNTQIIEESLDYMVAKVTMQFADFTKTDLVTLVNENGNWKVSSSVNAFK from the coding sequence ATGAAAACATTAGTAAAAATATTCGTAGCATCAGCTCTGATCGCAATAGGTGCCTTCGCTAAGGCCGCAGATAAACCATCCTTTACGTCGGAGAAAGCTATAGTCAATCTATTCACAGCAGATATTGCTCTTAATCATTATGTTGCGGTTATTACTGAGGGAGAGTCGGCAGGAGTAGATCAATTATTTTCTGCTGATTTCAGTCAAAAAATCCAATCTGGAAATGCAGCGACAAATAACCGTAGTGAAGTAATCAAATTTTTGAAAAAGCAAAAAGGGGAGAAGCTCAACTGTAAGGTAAATACCCAGATCATCGAAGAATCGTTAGATTATATGGTCGCAAAGGTAACTATGCAATTTGCTGATTTTACCAAGACAGATCTCGTGACTTTGGTCAATGAGAACGGAAACTGGAAAGTATCCAGTTCAGTAAATGCATTTAAATAG
- a CDS encoding DUF6528 family protein: protein MKPGRIIDTLVLWIILAIPFLGNSQQLTQIPKGYWVACGDDKVLIINPAIGSDSSAVVWKWQFEESANQIPKEYSDYFKSIDECKPVFLNKKILITSSTGATCLLNIADKKIEFYAKTPMAHSADLLPGNLVAVANSTHPKGNSLELYQLNQPEKPIYKDTLYSGHGVVWNNRLQQLFVLGYDDLRTYKLTDAKKSLTLVNTIKIPGQGGHDLSLIDENRLLVSFTDGAAIFSIKEHKFDPFSPLADAHHIKSINWNAKTNRLVYTKAEESWWTFNIYATNPNQKVYIPTLKLYKVRVCN from the coding sequence ATGAAACCTGGTAGAATAATTGACACATTGGTGCTGTGGATCATCTTAGCAATACCTTTTCTAGGCAATAGCCAACAACTGACTCAGATCCCTAAGGGATATTGGGTTGCCTGTGGTGACGACAAAGTACTTATTATCAATCCAGCAATTGGCTCAGATAGCTCAGCTGTGGTCTGGAAATGGCAATTCGAAGAAAGTGCCAATCAAATACCGAAGGAATATAGCGACTATTTCAAGTCAATAGATGAATGCAAGCCAGTATTTTTGAATAAAAAAATCCTAATTACATCGTCCACTGGTGCAACCTGCTTATTAAATATCGCCGATAAAAAAATTGAGTTCTATGCGAAGACACCAATGGCCCATTCAGCGGACCTACTCCCCGGAAACCTTGTAGCTGTGGCAAACTCGACTCATCCAAAAGGGAACTCTCTGGAGCTTTATCAGTTGAACCAACCGGAGAAACCCATCTACAAAGACACACTCTATTCGGGGCATGGTGTAGTCTGGAACAACAGATTACAGCAATTATTTGTACTTGGCTATGACGATCTGCGAACCTATAAATTAACTGATGCTAAAAAAAGCTTAACTCTCGTCAATACAATAAAAATTCCCGGACAAGGCGGACATGACCTCTCCCTGATAGACGAAAATCGTTTACTGGTTTCGTTTACAGATGGCGCGGCTATTTTTTCTATAAAAGAACACAAATTCGATCCATTCTCACCCTTAGCTGATGCTCATCATATAAAATCCATAAACTGGAATGCAAAAACAAACCGTCTGGTATACACAAAAGCAGAAGAAAGTTGGTGGACATTCAATATCTATGCGACCAACCCAAATCAGAAGGTATATATACCGACCTTGAAACTTTATAAAGTCCGTGTCTGTAATTAA
- a CDS encoding nuclear transport factor 2 family protein — translation MKTLIKTFAAVALIALSTFAMATEKIVGKTEKASVNLSTAGLALDHYVAVTTKGESAGIEQLFAEGFSQNVQSSHTAINNRSAVVDFFKKQKGERLNCNVSARIIEKSADYMIAKVTMKFENFTMTDLVTLIREGDSWKVSKSINSYK, via the coding sequence ATGAAAACACTAATAAAAACATTCGCAGCAGTCGCTTTAATTGCATTATCTACTTTCGCTATGGCAACTGAAAAAATAGTCGGAAAAACAGAGAAAGCATCAGTTAATCTTTCCACAGCAGGCTTAGCCCTTGACCATTATGTGGCGGTGACAACGAAAGGTGAATCAGCAGGAATAGAGCAGTTGTTTGCTGAGGGTTTCAGCCAAAACGTTCAATCTTCACATACAGCAATCAATAACCGTAGTGCTGTGGTCGATTTTTTCAAAAAACAAAAAGGAGAAAGGTTGAATTGTAATGTGAGCGCCCGGATCATCGAAAAGTCCGCAGACTATATGATCGCAAAAGTAACCATGAAATTTGAAAATTTCACAATGACGGATCTTGTTACTTTGATTCGTGAAGGCGACAGCTGGAAAGTATCCAAATCTATTAACTCGTATAAATAA
- a CDS encoding dienelactone hydrolase family protein — protein sequence MKILTVLLVLLSFQKSVAQSYEQLMDLASTQIKLEKYNEALLIFQKAFKKQDDKGKYDYANALVIALRCGKTNLAIEWLNEGVKLGLGDNEQELSYFKNDSIFKSILHDHTYKKILAKMDVQIQEKYKLDKIWQDEILSNVISRKQASYQNARQGFALYHINQDGLEIPYLVFVPKGYQCDTPTRALFFLHGGVSAHEASLTVDPQTRFEPIFTIADSTNSIVIYPFQKGNPGWKNYDNCSAIIAKILDEVKLRYYLNTKTIYLGGLSMGGNVCYQFALERNTPFRAFYTISARPKIVDFESKNGISELAHPIYSLHAKDDNLYAYEDLMKVYQQVEKETKNWVLKSVEDGGHGFSYLPAGKKSTLEFFRMMFNKEEE from the coding sequence ATGAAGATTTTAACTGTATTGCTTGTCTTGCTTTCTTTTCAGAAATCAGTTGCTCAATCTTATGAACAATTGATGGATCTGGCTAGTACACAAATTAAATTGGAAAAATACAATGAAGCTCTTCTGATTTTTCAAAAAGCTTTTAAAAAACAAGATGATAAAGGCAAATATGATTATGCAAATGCGCTGGTGATTGCGCTACGCTGTGGTAAAACCAACTTGGCAATTGAATGGTTAAATGAAGGCGTTAAATTGGGCTTGGGCGATAATGAACAAGAGCTGTCCTATTTTAAAAATGATTCCATATTTAAATCAATATTACATGACCACACATACAAAAAAATCTTAGCGAAGATGGATGTCCAAATTCAGGAAAAATATAAACTAGACAAAATTTGGCAAGATGAAATTCTATCGAATGTGATCTCAAGAAAACAGGCTTCCTATCAAAATGCACGACAAGGTTTTGCGTTGTATCATATTAATCAAGATGGGCTTGAAATTCCATATCTTGTATTTGTTCCCAAGGGTTACCAGTGCGATACGCCAACAAGGGCTCTTTTTTTCTTACATGGAGGTGTGAGTGCTCATGAAGCATCGTTAACAGTAGACCCTCAGACACGGTTTGAACCTATTTTTACAATTGCTGATAGCACCAATTCGATTGTTATATACCCCTTTCAAAAAGGAAATCCTGGATGGAAGAATTACGACAATTGTTCTGCAATTATTGCGAAGATATTGGACGAGGTTAAGCTTCGCTATTATTTGAATACCAAAACAATTTATTTGGGGGGATTATCAATGGGGGGAAACGTCTGTTATCAGTTTGCTCTGGAACGAAATACTCCGTTCCGAGCATTTTATACGATTTCGGCACGGCCGAAGATTGTTGATTTTGAATCCAAAAACGGAATCTCAGAACTTGCTCATCCAATCTACTCACTACATGCCAAAGACGATAATCTTTATGCCTATGAAGACCTCATGAAAGTGTACCAACAGGTAGAGAAAGAGACTAAAAATTGGGTATTAAAATCTGTGGAAGATGGGGGACATGGGTTTTCATATTTACCTGCAGGTAAAAAATCAACGTTGGAATTTTTCAGAATGATGTTTAATAAAGAAGAGGAGTAA